Proteins encoded by one window of Actinomycetes bacterium:
- the rplD gene encoding 50S ribosomal protein L4 — MASIDVVDASGAKSGTVDLPDEVFDVEVNVPVMHQVVRAQLAAARAGTHSTKTRSEVRGGGKKPWRQKGTGRARQGSIRAPQWTGGGVVFGPRPRDHSFRVNKKEKVLALRSALTDRRAGGNLLVLDALDFDTPKTSRAAELLATLGLDGRKVLLVVDGLEDAAIKSFRNLGWVHLLTFDQLNTYDVLASDVVVFTRDSLDAFCGRGVTAATADQDELVLEDGEES; from the coding sequence ATGGCCAGCATCGACGTGGTCGACGCGAGCGGCGCGAAGTCGGGCACCGTCGACCTGCCCGACGAGGTCTTCGACGTGGAGGTCAACGTGCCCGTCATGCACCAGGTGGTGCGGGCGCAGCTGGCGGCGGCCAGAGCCGGCACCCACTCGACCAAGACCCGGTCGGAGGTGCGGGGCGGCGGCAAGAAGCCGTGGCGCCAGAAGGGCACCGGCCGGGCCAGGCAGGGTTCCATCCGTGCGCCCCAGTGGACCGGCGGGGGCGTGGTCTTCGGGCCGCGCCCGCGCGACCACTCGTTCCGGGTGAACAAGAAGGAGAAGGTGCTCGCCCTGCGCTCGGCCCTCACCGACCGTCGCGCCGGCGGGAACCTCCTGGTGCTCGACGCCCTCGACTTCGACACCCCGAAGACGAGCAGGGCGGCCGAGCTGCTGGCCACCCTGGGCCTCGACGGGCGCAAGGTGCTGCTCGTCGTGGACGGGCTCGAGGACGCGGCGATCAAGAGCTTCCGCAACCTGGGCTGGGTCCACCTACTCACCTTCGACCAGCTCAACACCTACGACGTGCTCGCCAGCGACGTGGTCGTCTTCACCCGCGACTCGCTGGACGCGTTCTGCGGCCGGGGCGTCACCGCCGCCACCGCCGACCAGGACGAGCTGGTCCTCGAGGACGGGGAGGAGTCGTGA